From a region of the Desulfomicrobium escambiense DSM 10707 genome:
- a CDS encoding SO_0444 family Cu/Zn efflux transporter produces the protein MSGFLKVCWDILVDSSVWMLFGFFMAGLLRAFVPADIVARHLGRGRSGNVFKAALFGVPLPLCSCGVIPAAAGLRRMGASKGATASFLISTPETGVDSMSVSWALLDPLMTVLRPLSAFVTAMAAGLFIDAADKGDEPGKAPAESDLPQAPACSSGCCSCSGATKPTPAGIVVPSGAPGPEPGDPFAAPGNGGAKHVATVSSWRRFLDGQRFAFDDLMGDIAPWFGLGIVLAGLITLYLPENLGAMLPGGGAMLAMLLISMPMYVCATASTPIAAALALKGFSPGALLVFLLAGPATNAATVLMVGKLLGRRSAVIYVTTIAVVTMACAVAADAVYAALGFHIHSWLGGSGAEEGGPLSVAAALLMLAILVRAVARLAVRRFGPRTN, from the coding sequence ATGAGCGGGTTTCTCAAGGTCTGCTGGGACATCCTCGTCGACTCGTCGGTCTGGATGCTTTTCGGCTTTTTCATGGCCGGACTGCTGCGGGCATTCGTGCCGGCGGACATCGTGGCCCGACACCTCGGCCGCGGCCGCTCCGGCAACGTTTTCAAGGCGGCTCTCTTCGGCGTGCCCCTGCCGCTGTGCAGCTGCGGCGTCATTCCGGCCGCGGCCGGCCTGCGACGGATGGGCGCCAGCAAGGGCGCGACAGCCTCCTTCCTCATCTCCACGCCCGAGACCGGCGTCGACTCCATGTCCGTGAGCTGGGCGCTGCTGGACCCGCTCATGACCGTCCTACGGCCCCTTTCGGCCTTCGTCACGGCCATGGCCGCAGGCCTTTTCATCGACGCCGCGGACAAGGGGGACGAACCGGGCAAAGCCCCGGCCGAGAGCGATCTGCCCCAGGCTCCGGCCTGTTCCTCCGGGTGCTGCTCCTGCTCGGGCGCGACGAAGCCCACGCCGGCGGGGATTGTCGTGCCCTCGGGGGCTCCGGGGCCCGAACCGGGCGATCCTTTTGCCGCGCCCGGAAACGGGGGGGCGAAGCATGTCGCGACCGTGTCCAGTTGGAGGCGTTTCCTGGATGGACAACGCTTCGCCTTTGACGACCTCATGGGCGACATCGCCCCGTGGTTCGGCCTGGGCATCGTCCTGGCAGGGCTCATCACCCTCTACCTGCCCGAGAACCTGGGAGCCATGCTGCCTGGGGGCGGGGCCATGCTGGCCATGCTCCTCATTTCCATGCCGATGTACGTCTGCGCAACTGCCAGCACCCCCATCGCCGCGGCCCTGGCCCTCAAGGGCTTCTCACCCGGGGCGCTTCTCGTCTTCCTCCTGGCCGGGCCTGCCACCAACGCGGCCACGGTCCTCATGGTCGGCAAGCTTCTGGGGCGCAGGTCCGCTGTCATCTACGTCACGACCATCGCCGTCGTGACCATGGCCTGCGCCGTGGCCGCCGACGCCGTGTACGCGGCGCTGGGTTTTCACATCCACTCCTGGCTCGGGGGATCCGGAGCGGAGGAGGGCGGTCCCCTCTCCGTTGCCGCCGCCCTGCTCATGCTTGCGATCCTCGTCCGTGCGGTGGCGCGTTTGGCGGTCAGGCGGTTCGGGCCGCGTACGAACTGA
- a CDS encoding ArsR/SmtB family transcription factor — MDEICEVRCIHPANVARANLGRTEARELEEAAALLGAMADPTRVKILDALRMGELCVCDLAAVLQMTVSAVSHQLRLLKAARLVRGRKDGKVVFYTLDDEHVERILDTALEHCRERGAQ; from the coding sequence ATGGATGAGATCTGTGAAGTCCGTTGCATCCACCCGGCCAATGTTGCCCGGGCCAATCTGGGGCGGACGGAGGCGCGGGAGCTGGAGGAGGCTGCGGCGCTGCTGGGGGCCATGGCCGACCCGACCAGGGTCAAGATCCTAGACGCCCTGCGCATGGGGGAGCTGTGCGTGTGCGACCTGGCGGCCGTGCTGCAGATGACCGTCTCCGCCGTCTCGCATCAGCTTCGGCTGCTGAAGGCCGCACGACTGGTGCGGGGCAGGAAGGACGGCAAGGTGGTCTTCTACACGCTGGACGACGAGCACGTGGAGAGGATTCTCGACACGGCCCTGGAACATTGCCGGGAAAGGGGGGCACAATGA
- a CDS encoding basic amino acid ABC transporter substrate-binding protein, with the protein MRTRIALALLALFLMAGNALAKDVVFAVDATYPPMEMVDANKNIVGFGPEIVAAIGKAAGFNPVLKNTAWDGIFAGLASGKYDAIASSVSITDERKQTMDFTDPYFEVKQGVVTAKDAAIKTVEDLKGKTIASQMGTTGYFVCKKIEGATAKSYDEIGLAVEDLYNGRLDAVIADDAVASNYALQHEQYSQKLTLAFLIAPEKPEYLGFAVNKGNKEIADLINKGLAAIKANGEYDKIYAKWFGSK; encoded by the coding sequence ATGCGCACTCGGATTGCTCTTGCTCTGCTGGCTCTTTTCCTGATGGCCGGTAACGCCCTGGCCAAGGATGTCGTCTTCGCGGTGGACGCGACCTATCCGCCCATGGAAATGGTCGACGCCAACAAGAACATCGTCGGCTTCGGTCCCGAAATCGTGGCCGCCATCGGCAAGGCCGCCGGCTTCAATCCCGTCCTGAAGAACACCGCCTGGGACGGCATCTTCGCGGGTCTGGCCTCCGGCAAGTACGACGCCATCGCCTCCTCGGTGTCCATCACCGACGAACGCAAGCAGACCATGGACTTCACGGACCCCTACTTTGAAGTGAAGCAGGGCGTCGTGACCGCCAAGGACGCGGCCATCAAGACCGTTGAAGACCTGAAGGGCAAGACCATCGCCTCCCAGATGGGCACCACCGGCTACTTCGTGTGCAAGAAGATCGAAGGCGCCACCGCCAAGTCCTACGACGAGATCGGCCTGGCCGTGGAAGACCTCTACAACGGCCGCCTGGACGCCGTCATCGCCGACGACGCCGTGGCCTCCAACTACGCCCTGCAGCACGAGCAGTATTCCCAGAAACTGACCCTGGCCTTCCTCATCGCCCCCGAAAAGCCCGAATACCTGGGCTTCGCCGTGAACAAGGGCAACAAGGAGATCGCCGACCTGATCAACAAGGGCCTGGCCGCCATCAAGGCGAACGGCGAGTATGACAAGATCTACGCCAAATGGTTCGGATCCAAATAG
- the lysA gene encoding diaminopimelate decarboxylase: MHYFQYKDGHLHAEDIPVADLVREYGTPLYIYSATTLKRHFKAFDSAFEGIHHLTCYSVKANSNLSLLKILAKEGAGTDIVSGGELFRALRAGVPRNKIVYSGVGKKAVEIQEALLADILMFNVESRQELERINAIAADLDKVARISLRINPDVDPKTHPYISTGLKENKFGLSRPDALETYALAKSLPNVDPIGMDCHIGSQLTKLSPFLEALDRLKAFHGQLLEMGIKIKYLDLGGGLGITYNEEEPPHPEDLGRALVESLKGMDVTLILEPGRVIAGNTGILVAEVQYTKTNEDKTFVIVDAAMNDLVRPSLYGSYHRIAPVKEGNGEQMTADVVGPICESGDFLAKNRTFPKVAQGDLLAAFSAGAYGFVMSSQYNSRPRAAEIMVEGDKHVLIRKREVYNDLVELEEEGLSLIDELQK, encoded by the coding sequence ATGCACTACTTTCAATACAAGGACGGACACCTTCATGCCGAAGACATCCCCGTAGCCGATCTGGTGCGGGAATACGGCACGCCCCTCTACATCTATTCGGCCACGACGCTCAAACGCCATTTCAAGGCCTTTGACTCGGCCTTCGAGGGCATCCACCACCTGACGTGCTATTCGGTCAAGGCCAACTCCAACCTGAGCCTGCTGAAGATCCTGGCCAAGGAAGGCGCGGGCACGGACATCGTGTCCGGCGGCGAGCTTTTCCGCGCCCTGCGCGCCGGGGTGCCCCGCAACAAGATCGTCTATTCGGGCGTGGGCAAGAAGGCCGTGGAGATCCAGGAGGCGCTGCTGGCCGACATCCTCATGTTCAACGTCGAGTCGCGGCAGGAACTGGAGCGCATCAACGCCATCGCCGCCGATCTGGACAAGGTTGCGCGCATCAGCTTGCGCATCAACCCCGACGTGGACCCCAAGACCCACCCCTACATCTCCACGGGCCTCAAGGAAAACAAGTTCGGCCTGTCCCGGCCCGACGCCCTGGAGACCTACGCCCTGGCCAAGAGCCTGCCCAACGTCGACCCCATCGGCATGGACTGCCACATCGGCTCCCAGCTGACCAAACTCTCCCCCTTCCTGGAAGCCCTGGACCGTCTCAAGGCCTTCCACGGGCAGTTGCTGGAGATGGGCATCAAGATCAAGTATCTGGACCTGGGCGGAGGCCTCGGCATCACCTACAACGAGGAGGAGCCGCCCCACCCCGAGGATCTGGGCCGGGCCCTGGTCGAGTCCCTGAAGGGCATGGACGTGACTCTCATCCTCGAACCCGGCCGCGTCATCGCCGGCAACACGGGCATCCTGGTGGCCGAAGTCCAGTACACCAAGACCAACGAGGACAAGACCTTCGTCATCGTGGACGCGGCCATGAACGATCTGGTGCGCCCGTCGCTCTACGGCTCCTACCACCGCATCGCGCCCGTCAAGGAAGGCAACGGCGAGCAGATGACGGCCGACGTGGTCGGGCCCATCTGCGAATCGGGCGACTTCCTGGCCAAGAACCGCACCTTCCCCAAGGTAGCCCAGGGCGACCTGCTGGCCGCCTTCTCGGCCGGAGCCTACGGCTTCGTCATGTCCTCGCAGTACAACTCCCGCCCCAGGGCCGCGGAGATCATGGTCGAGGGCGACAAGCACGTGCTCATCCGCAAGCGCGAGGTCTACAACGATCTGGTGGAGCTGGAAGAGGAAGGGCTGTCGCTCATCGACGAGCTGCAGAAATAG
- a CDS encoding LapA family protein produces the protein MRYLKVLGLVALFFFSMLFFVQNHDILVQELALELKVFGLHYTTEAVPFYLVILMAFVVGALLCTLYFFLERVRLSKQARQLKKQVDALEREAASLRPKTVEEPYTTAESTENIQN, from the coding sequence ATGCGTTATCTCAAAGTGTTGGGCCTGGTGGCTCTCTTCTTCTTCTCCATGCTGTTCTTCGTCCAGAACCACGACATTCTGGTCCAGGAACTGGCGCTGGAGCTCAAGGTTTTCGGCCTTCACTACACGACCGAAGCCGTACCCTTCTATCTGGTCATCCTCATGGCCTTCGTGGTTGGCGCCCTGCTGTGCACCCTGTACTTCTTCCTGGAACGCGTGCGCCTGTCCAAGCAGGCCCGCCAGCTGAAAAAGCAGGTCGACGCCCTGGAGCGCGAAGCCGCCTCCCTGCGCCCCAAGACCGTGGAAGAGCCGTACACCACGGCGGAATCGACCGAGAACATCCAGAACTGA
- a CDS encoding HIT family protein — protein MKTIHAPWRIDYILGPKPDTCVFCLPEGTHEDEKRCVLHRAEHCFVIMNIFPYSNGHLMVTPFRHVSNITELTAEESHEVMDYVQKCAFILQQAFKPHGLNIGVNIGEAAGAGIREHLHVHLVPRWNGDHSFMAVMSETSVLPEHLRSTYERLKPYFDNLQR, from the coding sequence ATGAAGACAATCCACGCGCCCTGGCGCATCGACTACATCCTGGGCCCCAAGCCCGACACCTGCGTCTTCTGCCTGCCCGAAGGCACGCACGAGGACGAAAAGCGCTGCGTGCTGCACCGCGCCGAGCACTGTTTTGTGATCATGAACATCTTCCCGTACTCCAACGGGCATCTCATGGTCACGCCCTTCAGGCACGTCAGCAACATCACGGAGCTGACCGCCGAGGAAAGCCACGAAGTCATGGACTATGTACAAAAGTGCGCTTTTATCCTACAACAAGCTTTCAAGCCGCACGGCCTGAACATCGGCGTGAACATCGGCGAGGCCGCCGGCGCCGGGATCAGGGAGCACCTGCACGTGCACCTCGTCCCCCGCTGGAACGGAGACCACTCCTTCATGGCCGTCATGTCCGAAACGAGCGTTCTTCCCGAGCACCTGCGCTCGACGTACGAGCGCCTGAAACCATATTTCGACAACCTTCAACGGTAG
- a CDS encoding amino acid ABC transporter permease — protein MNQHFHKKAVKIDIGDGAAIPVKKDAGLFTAWWMTFFGAIAVIVYLCVTQPEPYWRVLKFLPDGVYVTFQVTILSILLSLVLGLVTGLGRLSRNKVVNLIASTYVEIIRGIPLLVQLFYIYYALGRLEFFKDLPPMAAAVAAMGICYGAYMGEVFRAGIDSIDKGQSEASRSLGFNRAQTMMYVILPQAWRTILPPVGNEFIALLKDSSLVSVLAVADLMRRGREFASESFLYFEAYTMVALVYLVITLFLSKGVSKMEQRLNYYERD, from the coding sequence ATGAACCAACATTTCCACAAGAAAGCCGTCAAGATCGACATCGGCGACGGCGCCGCCATTCCCGTCAAGAAAGACGCAGGGCTGTTCACGGCCTGGTGGATGACCTTCTTCGGCGCCATCGCCGTCATCGTCTACCTCTGCGTGACCCAGCCCGAACCCTACTGGAGGGTGCTCAAATTTCTGCCCGACGGCGTGTACGTGACCTTCCAGGTCACCATCCTGTCCATCCTCCTGTCCCTGGTCCTGGGGCTCGTCACCGGACTGGGACGCCTGTCCCGGAACAAGGTCGTCAACCTGATCGCGTCCACCTACGTCGAGATCATCCGCGGCATCCCGCTCTTGGTGCAGCTTTTCTACATCTACTACGCCCTGGGCCGCCTGGAATTCTTCAAGGACCTGCCGCCCATGGCCGCGGCCGTGGCCGCCATGGGCATCTGCTACGGGGCCTACATGGGCGAGGTCTTCCGCGCCGGCATCGACTCCATCGACAAGGGGCAGTCCGAGGCGTCGCGCTCCCTGGGCTTCAACCGCGCCCAGACCATGATGTACGTCATCCTGCCCCAGGCCTGGCGGACCATCCTCCCGCCCGTGGGCAACGAGTTCATCGCCCTGCTGAAGGACAGCTCCCTGGTGTCCGTGCTGGCCGTGGCCGACCTCATGCGGCGCGGGCGCGAGTTCGCCAGCGAATCCTTCCTGTATTTCGAGGCCTACACCATGGTGGCCCTGGTCTACCTGGTCATCACGCTCTTCCTGTCCAAGGGCGTCAGCAAAATGGAGCAGAGGTTGAACTATTATGAACGGGATTAG
- the mutS gene encoding DNA mismatch repair protein MutS yields the protein MSTVKLTPMMEQYLRVKEEHPDTLVFFRMGDFFELFFEDAEVAARELQIALTSRNPGAENPVPMCGMPHHAIDEYLRQLLDKGYKVALCDQVEDPKQAKGLVRREVTRVLTPGTVVEDINLDAKGHNFLGALFWDAELGGGLAWVDFSTGAWSGLQTKSEAVLWQWLVKMNPRELLLTDAQQLPKDLEQWRPRISRFPEKSYFDGRGAEDKIVRAQGVATLSSLDLDDKPALTRCCGALLTYLELTQKRDLGHLAPFAPLDLSTTLLLDEVTERNLELFRTMDGGKGRGTLWNVLDQTQTPMGGRLLATRLHQPFKDLSAILPVQELVAFLADGDDAREGLRRALDKVYDLERLCTRIVVNRSTPKDFGALCASLAELPRMRRDLERLDSVPPLLARLLRDWDDLDDVHGLLSRALADSLPPVITEGGLFRQGYDRTLDELMELTDHGEAALTAMLERERAACALPKLKLGFTKVFGYYFELSRAAGAAEPPAHFIRRQTLVNAERYITEELKVLEDRLMSASDRRKAREYELFLALRDEVAGHRARFMSMARILAELDFAQGLAHAARKWEWRRPELHEGLEIAIRAGRHPVVEAVQGRSNYIPNDLTMGDDGRVLLITGPNMAGKSTVLRQAALICILAQMGSFVPAASARLGLCDRIFSRVGASDNLAMGQSTFMVEMTETARILRQAGKRSLVILDEIGRGTSTFDGLSLAWAVAEELARRQGGIRTLFATHYHELTVLEERLPGVRNYNIAIKEWKGDIVFLRRMVPGPADRSYGIEVARLAGVPAPVVARAKEILTALERHAPGGAKRREVISRQVGLPGLAKAAQPREEAAGMHPVLAALQSLNVNELSPLDALTLLHQWKAMAGNS from the coding sequence ATGAGCACGGTCAAGTTGACGCCTATGATGGAGCAGTACCTGCGGGTCAAGGAGGAGCATCCGGACACCCTCGTCTTTTTCCGCATGGGCGACTTCTTCGAGCTTTTCTTCGAGGACGCCGAGGTGGCGGCCCGCGAGCTGCAGATCGCCCTGACCAGCCGCAACCCCGGGGCCGAGAACCCCGTGCCCATGTGCGGCATGCCCCACCACGCCATCGACGAGTACCTGCGCCAGCTTCTGGACAAGGGCTACAAGGTGGCCCTGTGCGACCAGGTCGAGGACCCCAAGCAGGCCAAGGGCCTGGTTCGCCGCGAAGTGACTCGCGTTCTCACGCCCGGCACCGTGGTCGAGGACATCAACCTCGACGCCAAGGGACACAACTTCCTGGGGGCCCTGTTCTGGGACGCGGAGCTGGGCGGGGGCCTGGCCTGGGTGGATTTCTCCACGGGCGCCTGGTCGGGCCTGCAGACCAAGAGCGAAGCCGTGCTCTGGCAGTGGCTCGTCAAGATGAACCCGCGCGAGCTGCTCCTGACCGACGCCCAGCAGCTGCCCAAAGATCTGGAGCAGTGGCGGCCGCGGATATCGCGCTTCCCCGAGAAATCCTATTTCGACGGCCGTGGGGCCGAAGACAAGATCGTGCGCGCCCAGGGCGTGGCCACCCTGTCCTCTCTGGACCTGGACGACAAGCCGGCCCTGACGCGCTGCTGCGGGGCGCTCCTGACCTACCTGGAGCTGACCCAGAAGCGCGACCTCGGCCATCTGGCCCCCTTCGCCCCCCTGGACCTCTCGACGACCCTGCTCCTGGACGAGGTCACGGAACGCAACCTGGAGCTTTTCCGCACCATGGACGGCGGCAAGGGCCGGGGCACCCTGTGGAACGTCCTGGACCAGACCCAGACGCCCATGGGCGGACGCCTCCTGGCCACGCGCCTGCACCAGCCCTTCAAGGACCTGTCCGCCATCCTGCCCGTGCAGGAGCTGGTCGCCTTCCTGGCCGACGGCGACGACGCCCGCGAGGGCCTGCGCCGCGCCCTGGACAAGGTCTACGACCTGGAGCGCCTGTGTACGCGCATCGTGGTCAACCGCTCCACGCCCAAGGATTTCGGTGCCCTGTGCGCGTCCTTGGCCGAACTGCCGCGCATGCGGCGCGACCTGGAGCGCCTGGATTCCGTGCCGCCCCTGCTGGCCCGGCTGCTGCGCGACTGGGACGACCTGGACGACGTGCACGGCCTGCTGTCCCGCGCCTTGGCCGACTCTCTGCCGCCGGTCATCACCGAGGGCGGGCTCTTCCGCCAGGGCTACGACCGGACCCTGGACGAGCTCATGGAGCTGACGGACCACGGCGAGGCGGCCCTGACGGCCATGCTCGAACGCGAACGCGCGGCCTGCGCCCTGCCCAAGCTCAAGCTCGGCTTCACCAAGGTCTTCGGCTACTACTTCGAGCTGAGCCGCGCCGCCGGGGCCGCCGAGCCGCCGGCCCACTTCATCCGCCGCCAGACCCTGGTCAACGCCGAGCGCTACATCACCGAGGAGCTCAAGGTCCTGGAAGACCGGCTCATGAGCGCCTCGGACCGCCGCAAGGCCCGCGAGTACGAACTTTTCCTGGCCCTGCGCGACGAGGTAGCCGGGCACCGCGCCCGCTTCATGTCCATGGCCCGCATCCTGGCCGAACTGGATTTCGCCCAGGGCCTGGCCCACGCTGCGCGCAAATGGGAATGGCGCAGGCCAGAACTGCACGAGGGCCTGGAGATCGCCATCCGGGCCGGACGACACCCCGTGGTCGAGGCCGTGCAGGGCCGCTCGAACTACATCCCCAACGACCTGACCATGGGCGACGACGGCCGCGTGCTCCTCATCACGGGCCCGAACATGGCCGGCAAGTCCACGGTGCTGCGGCAGGCGGCGCTGATCTGCATCCTGGCGCAGATGGGCTCCTTCGTGCCGGCGGCCTCGGCCCGCCTGGGCCTGTGCGACCGCATCTTCTCGCGCGTGGGCGCCTCGGACAACCTGGCCATGGGCCAGTCGACCTTCATGGTCGAGATGACCGAGACGGCGCGCATCCTGCGCCAGGCAGGCAAGCGCTCCCTGGTCATCCTCGACGAGATCGGCCGGGGCACGAGCACCTTCGACGGCCTTTCCCTGGCCTGGGCCGTGGCCGAGGAACTGGCCCGGCGCCAGGGCGGCATCCGCACCCTTTTCGCCACCCACTACCACGAGCTGACGGTGCTGGAAGAGAGGTTGCCCGGCGTGCGCAATTACAATATCGCCATCAAGGAATGGAAGGGCGACATCGTCTTTCTGCGTCGCATGGTGCCCGGCCCGGCCGACCGCAGCTACGGCATCGAGGTCGCCCGCCTGGCCGGCGTCCCGGCCCCCGTGGTGGCCCGGGCCAAGGAAATCCTGACGGCCCTGGAGCGCCACGCCCCAGGCGGCGCCAAGCGGCGCGAGGTCATCAGCCGCCAGGTGGGCCTGCCTGGTCTGGCCAAGGCGGCCCAACCCCGGGAGGAGGCGGCAGGCATGCATCCCGTGCTCGCGGCCCTTCAGTCCCTGAACGTCAACGAGCTTTCCCCCCTGGACGCACTTACCCTGCTCCACCAGTGGAAGGCTATGGCAGGAAACTCATGA
- a CDS encoding SDR family oxidoreductase, with protein sequence MHTLLETRRRWLVTGVAGFIGSNLLETLLAHDQEVTGLDNFSTGHRHNLDEVRGSVTPAQWARFRMIEGDIRDPQNCVEACTGAEFVLHQAALGSVPRSITDPLLTNANNVTGFLNMLVAARDCGVRRFVYAASSSTYGDHPGLPKVEDVIGKPLSPYAVTKYVNELYAEVFLRTYGLDSAGLRYFNVFGKRQDPEGAYAAVIPKWFAGLLRGETVWINGDGETSRDFCFIDNCVQANILAACARNPEVPGKVFNVAYGQRTSLNELFALIRDEAVKFNPGCADMAPSYRDFRAGDVRHSLADISRSRALLGYDPAYGVREGLARAGQWYARHLT encoded by the coding sequence ATGCACACTTTACTTGAAACACGCCGCCGCTGGCTCGTCACGGGCGTGGCCGGCTTCATAGGCTCCAATTTGCTGGAGACCCTGCTGGCTCACGACCAGGAGGTCACGGGGCTCGACAATTTCTCCACGGGTCACCGCCACAACCTCGACGAGGTCCGGGGCTCCGTCACGCCCGCGCAGTGGGCGCGCTTTCGCATGATCGAGGGCGACATCCGCGACCCGCAGAACTGCGTGGAAGCCTGCACCGGCGCGGAGTTCGTCCTGCACCAGGCGGCCTTGGGCTCGGTGCCCCGCTCCATCACCGACCCGCTGCTGACCAACGCAAACAACGTCACTGGCTTCCTGAACATGCTCGTGGCCGCCCGGGACTGCGGGGTCAGGCGCTTCGTCTACGCGGCCTCCAGTTCCACCTACGGCGACCACCCGGGCCTGCCCAAGGTCGAGGACGTCATCGGCAAGCCCCTGTCGCCCTACGCCGTGACCAAGTACGTCAACGAACTCTATGCCGAGGTCTTCCTGCGAACCTACGGACTGGACAGCGCGGGCCTGCGCTACTTCAACGTCTTCGGCAAACGCCAGGACCCTGAGGGCGCCTACGCCGCCGTCATCCCCAAATGGTTCGCGGGGCTCCTGCGCGGGGAGACCGTCTGGATCAACGGCGACGGCGAGACCAGCCGAGACTTCTGCTTCATCGACAATTGCGTCCAGGCCAATATCCTGGCAGCATGCGCACGCAACCCCGAGGTGCCGGGCAAGGTCTTCAACGTGGCCTACGGCCAGCGCACCTCCCTGAACGAACTCTTCGCCCTCATCCGCGACGAGGCCGTGAAATTCAATCCCGGATGCGCCGACATGGCGCCCTCGTACCGGGACTTCCGCGCCGGGGACGTGCGCCACTCCCTGGCGGACATCTCCCGCAGCCGCGCCCTGCTCGGCTACGACCCGGCCTACGGCGTGCGTGAAGGGCTGGCCCGGGCCGGCCAGTGGTACGCCCGGCATCTGACCTAG
- a CDS encoding amino acid ABC transporter ATP-binding protein: MNGIRPIIDIKNVYKFFGQLQALNDVSLSINPGEKVVIIGPSGSGKSTLLRSINRLETIDSGSIVVDGKDVSAAGSDINLIRQELGMVFQSFNLFPHKTVMGNLTMAPMKLKKVPELEAKKRALALLDKVGIKDKAEVYPSMLSGGQQQRVAIARALAMNPKIMLFDEPTSALDPEMIGEVLDVMVTLAREGMTMVVVTHEMGFAREVADRVIFMDHGQIVETGTPEHFFTNPEHPRTQKFLSQIL; this comes from the coding sequence ATGAACGGGATTAGGCCCATCATCGACATCAAGAACGTCTACAAGTTCTTCGGCCAGCTGCAGGCGCTGAACGACGTCAGCCTGTCCATCAATCCGGGCGAGAAGGTCGTCATCATCGGTCCCAGCGGCTCGGGCAAGTCCACCCTGCTGCGTTCCATCAACCGCCTTGAGACCATCGACAGCGGCAGCATCGTCGTCGACGGCAAGGACGTGAGCGCCGCGGGCAGCGACATCAACCTGATCCGCCAGGAACTGGGCATGGTCTTCCAGAGCTTCAACCTCTTCCCGCACAAGACGGTCATGGGCAACCTGACCATGGCGCCCATGAAGCTCAAGAAGGTGCCGGAGCTGGAAGCCAAGAAGCGGGCCCTGGCCCTCCTGGACAAGGTCGGCATCAAGGACAAGGCCGAGGTCTACCCGTCCATGCTCTCGGGCGGGCAGCAGCAGCGCGTGGCCATTGCCCGCGCCCTGGCCATGAACCCCAAGATCATGCTCTTCGACGAGCCCACCTCGGCCCTGGACCCCGAGATGATCGGCGAGGTCCTGGACGTCATGGTCACCCTGGCCCGCGAGGGCATGACCATGGTCGTGGTCACCCACGAGATGGGCTTCGCCCGCGAGGTGGCCGACCGCGTCATCTTCATGGACCACGGCCAGATCGTCGAGACGGGCACGCCCGAGCACTTCTTCACCAACCCGGAACATCCGCGCACCCAGAAGTTCCTCAGCCAGATCCTGTAG
- a CDS encoding tetratricopeptide repeat protein codes for MQWLKSLLGLRDDHTDLFLPVPPNPAQDALAAIDDLSRAMKNHHGAVETCSALGNLYRMRGELDRAIQMRSSLLARPDLGREDQARIWFELGRDYSRAGILDRAHEALRQCREIGGDHPALELELALLHSKGGDFLAASRQYRKMGHAPQAAHYLVRAATSREPADPGLIAEARDVYPASPEAWLEGIMHRIRRDDWDEVITHLDQGLGAVGPHLGFVLLDPLLDYEDPAEPARAILPASSLDSLLAVIDRHPPELSSLHSAGCLLRAHGRVEEAKTWQEKALLLNPAFWPSRLELLTMSLPEQRMTQVFTLQLDFLLRRAREAKRFVCGRCGLKRGQIFFCCPKCMSWHSITLRQLLSDEAS; via the coding sequence ATGCAATGGCTCAAGTCCCTGCTGGGACTGCGCGACGACCACACGGACCTCTTCCTCCCCGTGCCGCCCAACCCGGCCCAGGACGCCCTGGCCGCCATCGACGACCTGTCGCGCGCCATGAAGAACCACCACGGCGCCGTGGAGACCTGTTCGGCCCTGGGCAACCTCTACCGCATGCGCGGGGAGCTGGACCGGGCCATCCAGATGCGCAGTTCCCTCCTGGCCCGTCCCGACCTCGGGCGCGAGGACCAGGCCCGGATCTGGTTCGAGCTCGGCCGCGACTACTCCCGCGCCGGCATCCTCGACCGGGCCCACGAGGCCCTGCGCCAGTGCCGCGAGATCGGCGGCGACCACCCCGCCCTCGAACTGGAGTTGGCCCTGCTGCACTCCAAGGGCGGCGATTTCCTGGCCGCCAGCCGGCAGTACCGGAAGATGGGGCACGCCCCCCAGGCCGCCCACTACCTGGTCCGCGCCGCCACGTCCCGGGAACCCGCCGACCCGGGCCTCATCGCCGAGGCCCGCGACGTGTACCCGGCATCGCCGGAAGCGTGGCTGGAAGGGATCATGCACCGCATCCGTCGGGACGACTGGGACGAGGTCATCACGCACCTCGACCAGGGGCTCGGGGCCGTCGGGCCGCACCTGGGCTTCGTGCTCCTCGATCCCCTGCTCGACTACGAGGACCCGGCCGAACCCGCCAGGGCGATCCTCCCGGCCTCCTCCCTGGACTCCCTGCTGGCCGTCATTGACCGCCACCCCCCGGAACTATCATCTCTCCACAGCGCGGGCTGCCTGCTGCGCGCCCATGGCCGCGTCGAGGAGGCCAAGACCTGGCAGGAGAAGGCGCTGTTGCTGAATCCCGCCTTCTGGCCCTCGCGGCTGGAGCTCTTGACCATGTCCCTGCCCGAGCAGCGGATGACGCAGGTCTTCACCCTGCAGCTCGACTTCCTGCTGCGCCGCGCGCGCGAGGCCAAGCGCTTCGTCTGCGGCCGCTGCGGCCTCAAACGCGGCCAGATCTTCTTCTGCTGCCCCAAGTGCATGTCCTGGCACTCCATCACCCTGCGGCAGCTCCTGAGCGACGAGGCGTCATGA